The following proteins are co-located in the Pedobacter sp. FW305-3-2-15-E-R2A2 genome:
- a CDS encoding SusC/RagA family TonB-linked outer membrane protein, translated as MNPTFTFFFKRCFGLFAFLLIPWLVFAQTKITGKVTDAANAPIPGVTVRQKGTSAATSTDENGKFSITLRKEGSSSLIFSIVGYTGQEVSTDGKTTINLQLKEDSKGLNEVVLIGYQNVERRKTAGAIASVKGKDFENTPYSTFDAMLQGRVAGLNVLSTSGEPGGNTIVNIRGASSVTLNQNVAPLYVIDGVIYDVNDIGSAYGSSPLQAINPNDIESVDILKDASASAVYGARAANGVIIVKTKRPLIGAPPQIRVASYFGVANKPALKPIQTGTAERRLKMGLLYAGNGTYAGLGDLSMMLTDSLNAAFNNNTDWQGLFLQSGLISNVDASIANATEGSSYRFSFNRYSEEGVMKGYDIQRVTPSLFLQVNPTKSLQIQTNLFVGLTKARHGQGDQNKYPFTTWGFPSSFWKIGQDEQELYTGRYDQLRDDDKTTSINGNTFAQYTIIPGLNFKSTISYNISNNTRSYFKPNLLSRSGMNEAYSYVYQGNRWELENTINYAKSLESGHNFNLVLLQGMEKNINNNSYSSSVGNTDAVKTVNGIASGPNLYTSNEIQERSRLSWMGSFVYDYKGKYLFQAVYRADASSRYSSDSRWGSFPSASLGWNVAEEEFFKPLKSTLSYFKLRASYGITGNDPGAYYAQYQSLITDGSYPFSVLDNGQYGTQTTYNGTQVVYPNYYSPASSTTISWERSPQFNAGIDLGLFNDRISVTADYYIRDSKDKVFDIPLPLTTGFSKASNNYVDLRNTGVELSINSRNLSPESKFQWNTNFNIAYNKNYITKLPNGGRDFTFGDPWMQQTLSLGEPLFTYKVWQVNGIYANTSDVPIDPLTGKRITQWVGGNQFSAGDPARVDQNGDYIIDYNDNVSVGNPNPDITGGLTNSFSYKGFSLDVLLTFISGRKLRNGYLSDKFQDAGTDRPYQLWGPRSGPASNFNIDDFWSQPGDIAKYPGLITNSVDKWHIGQSMFIEDASFIRIKNIRLGYRLPEKISRKAGMRMVRLYGVLDNVKIWSNSSVPDPEAVRVDGYSSGNDYPIPKKYTFGLELTF; from the coding sequence ATGAACCCAACTTTTACATTTTTTTTTAAAAGATGTTTCGGGCTATTCGCATTTCTGCTGATTCCCTGGCTCGTCTTTGCGCAAACGAAGATTACCGGTAAAGTAACCGATGCCGCGAATGCTCCAATTCCAGGTGTTACTGTAAGACAAAAAGGAACATCCGCAGCCACATCAACTGACGAAAACGGAAAGTTCAGCATTACCCTAAGAAAAGAAGGATCTTCGTCGCTGATTTTCAGCATTGTCGGATACACCGGACAGGAAGTCTCCACAGATGGAAAAACAACCATCAACCTTCAGTTAAAAGAAGATTCCAAAGGACTGAACGAAGTTGTTTTGATCGGTTACCAGAATGTCGAACGCAGAAAGACAGCGGGCGCTATCGCCTCTGTAAAGGGGAAAGACTTTGAAAACACCCCCTACTCTACATTTGACGCCATGCTACAGGGCCGTGTGGCTGGTCTGAATGTCTTAAGCACCTCTGGTGAACCTGGCGGAAATACCATTGTCAACATCCGTGGGGCCAGCAGCGTTACCCTAAACCAGAACGTTGCTCCTTTATATGTGATCGATGGGGTGATCTATGATGTGAATGACATTGGTTCTGCTTATGGAAGCAGTCCGCTTCAGGCCATCAATCCCAATGACATTGAATCGGTAGACATCTTAAAGGATGCCTCGGCATCTGCGGTATATGGGGCCAGGGCCGCCAACGGCGTCATCATTGTGAAAACAAAACGCCCCTTGATCGGAGCCCCGCCACAGATCCGTGTAGCCAGCTATTTTGGTGTCGCAAACAAACCGGCATTAAAGCCTATACAGACCGGAACTGCCGAAAGAAGACTTAAAATGGGATTATTGTATGCCGGAAACGGAACTTATGCAGGTCTGGGTGATCTGAGCATGATGTTAACCGATAGTCTAAATGCGGCTTTTAACAACAACACAGACTGGCAGGGACTGTTTCTGCAATCGGGTCTGATCAGCAACGTGGATGCCAGCATCGCCAATGCAACGGAAGGTAGTTCCTATCGTTTCTCCTTTAACCGTTACAGTGAAGAAGGTGTCATGAAAGGTTATGACATACAACGCGTGACCCCAAGTTTGTTTCTGCAGGTAAATCCGACAAAGTCCCTTCAGATACAGACCAATTTATTTGTCGGCCTTACCAAAGCCAGGCATGGTCAGGGTGATCAGAACAAATATCCATTTACCACCTGGGGCTTCCCTTCTTCTTTCTGGAAAATCGGACAGGATGAACAGGAATTGTATACCGGCAGATATGACCAGCTGAGGGACGATGACAAAACCACAAGCATCAATGGGAATACCTTCGCCCAGTATACCATCATTCCGGGTTTAAATTTCAAAAGTACTATCTCTTATAACATCAGTAACAATACAAGGAGTTATTTTAAACCTAATCTACTGAGTCGAAGTGGCATGAATGAAGCCTACAGCTATGTTTATCAGGGAAACAGATGGGAACTGGAAAACACGATCAACTATGCCAAATCTCTGGAAAGCGGACACAACTTCAACCTGGTCTTACTGCAGGGTATGGAGAAAAACATCAACAACAATAGCTATAGCAGCAGTGTAGGCAATACAGATGCCGTAAAAACTGTAAACGGGATTGCTTCCGGTCCGAACCTGTATACCAGTAACGAAATTCAGGAGAGGTCACGCTTGTCCTGGATGGGAAGTTTTGTGTATGATTATAAAGGTAAGTATCTTTTTCAGGCCGTATACCGGGCAGATGCCTCCTCTAGATATAGCTCCGACAGCCGCTGGGGCTCCTTCCCTTCTGCCTCTCTGGGATGGAACGTCGCTGAAGAAGAATTCTTTAAACCTTTAAAAAGTACACTTTCTTATTTTAAACTAAGGGCCAGTTATGGCATTACGGGTAATGATCCGGGTGCCTATTATGCGCAATACCAATCGCTCATTACGGATGGCTCATATCCCTTTTCCGTACTCGATAACGGGCAATATGGTACCCAAACCACTTACAACGGCACCCAGGTGGTTTATCCCAATTATTACAGCCCCGCTTCATCTACTACCATCAGCTGGGAAAGAAGCCCGCAGTTCAATGCAGGAATAGATCTGGGTTTGTTCAACGACCGCATCAGCGTAACGGCAGACTATTACATCAGAGATTCAAAAGATAAGGTATTTGATATCCCACTGCCACTCACGACCGGCTTCAGTAAAGCCTCCAACAACTATGTGGACCTGAGAAATACGGGTGTGGAACTCAGTATCAATTCCCGAAATCTTAGCCCGGAATCTAAGTTTCAATGGAACACCAATTTTAACATCGCTTACAACAAAAACTACATCACCAAACTCCCCAATGGAGGGCGGGACTTCACCTTTGGTGATCCCTGGATGCAGCAAACCCTTAGCCTCGGAGAACCCCTGTTTACTTACAAGGTCTGGCAGGTAAATGGAATTTACGCGAACACATCCGATGTACCAATTGATCCACTTACCGGAAAACGCATTACCCAGTGGGTAGGTGGCAACCAATTTAGTGCAGGTGATCCTGCAAGGGTAGACCAGAATGGGGATTACATCATCGATTACAATGACAATGTTTCTGTGGGAAATCCCAATCCTGACATTACCGGGGGCCTGACCAACTCCTTCAGCTATAAAGGTTTTAGCCTGGATGTGCTGCTGACCTTTATTTCGGGAAGGAAATTGCGCAATGGTTATTTATCGGACAAATTTCAGGATGCAGGAACAGATAGGCCCTATCAGTTATGGGGACCAAGGTCCGGGCCAGCTTCGAACTTTAATATTGATGATTTCTGGAGCCAACCGGGTGACATTGCTAAATACCCTGGATTAATCACCAACAGCGTCGATAAATGGCATATCGGCCAGAGTATGTTTATCGAAGATGCCAGTTTTATCCGCATTAAAAATATACGCCTCGGGTACCGGTTACCGGAAAAAATCAGCCGTAAAGCAGGTATGCGCATGGTCAGGTTATATGGGGTGCTGGATAACGTAAAAATCTGGTCCAACTCATCTGTTCCTGATCCGGAGGCTGTACGAGTCGATGGATACTCCAGTGGAAACGATTATCCGATCCCTAAGAAATACACCTTTGGCCTGGAACTGACCTTTTAA
- a CDS encoding TonB-dependent receptor — MDRILSALSVRKLTVFLIGLTILITSTKSVAQTVNLDLKNATLESAFSAIQKTTSYRFIYKEETLKHTNPVNISLKGEPLASALDKLLANQGLSYQIHDGTIVIKPVPAALAKPVKPIRKAVPEAQISGKVTDEIGAPLPGISVRIKANALFGTVTNAEGLFSMSNVPEKSILVFSSVGFKEVTVAIDTITDYDLRQLKIVMKKGDGELDEVVVVAHGVQKKVSVVGAIVTVDPKELIGPGRSLTNQLAGRVAGVSFSQGSGQPGKDGANFIIRGINSVRGSSEPLILIDGLRRNIDDVDPNDIESFSILKDASATAVYGLEGANGIIVITTKTGKISEKPSVNMSLSSSVNNATYKPDWIDAVQYAKMRNEAFVVRGKNAPYSEEIIAKFGDKDMDFYPNVDWYDALIKPNNLAHKGNFNIGGGGNVVTYYMSGGYYTEDGMFRGNLQSYNSNAKYNQFNFRSNLRADISPTTTLGLGFDGRYNTTTEPGQGTGNILDIINEINPTLFPTQYSNGTAPEESDGAVNPFSLLNKTGFLRNYSNVMSTNLNLTQKLDFALKGLFFNGIASFSKINDYNHQYIKNYQRHRPDFANSYMGTGRDEQGNLVTINTTPNLDDKMKFMSSPPSGNRVVEVQGSLNYAHDFGKDFSTTALVLYKQRESMADVPGGTGTDLLINALPVREQSIAGRITGGYKNRYFADINFGASGSQMFTPDKRWSSFPSVGAGWMVSEEKFWAGIRTVVNQLKLRGSYGVVGATGGASRFGYLASTAARDGYTFGFGGTAYSGEIIPGIGESKLEQLGLTWEKNKKLNLGIEMGLFNQFKLVLDVFRNTREAQLINLNRLPATLGLPAVPQGNLGKMYSKGFDMDVVYTKKYGDFRINYLRGILTYNVNTIVENGELDPKMPYQSGIGLDWGRDLDYIALGLFKDQQDIDNSPVQTWNKVLPGDIKYKDINGDGIITPEDRIWLGSSIPKWTYSLAIDISYKNWTFATRLIGKADLFRTISGGRIPFNANGSKGAIYNAAYNDHWTPASYSGTQATENPNAIYPRLAVGSDNTNNAQKSTFWVREATYVRLADMEVGYNWIPSNSKFPFKSIYIYGRGDNLATFSNFKDWNPEQTSSYAYPLKRTYSLGLDVKFKL; from the coding sequence ATGGATAGAATCCTTAGTGCCTTGTCCGTCAGGAAATTGACGGTCTTTCTTATAGGCTTAACCATCTTGATCACTTCCACAAAAAGTGTCGCTCAGACCGTCAATCTTGACTTGAAAAACGCGACACTTGAAAGCGCTTTTTCGGCCATTCAGAAAACCACCAGTTATCGGTTTATTTATAAAGAGGAGACACTTAAACATACCAATCCGGTCAATATTTCGCTGAAAGGAGAACCACTGGCCTCCGCCCTGGATAAATTGCTGGCAAATCAGGGGCTCAGCTATCAGATTCATGATGGAACTATTGTGATTAAGCCAGTTCCGGCAGCACTCGCCAAACCAGTGAAGCCAATCCGGAAAGCGGTACCCGAAGCTCAGATTTCGGGTAAGGTGACAGATGAAATCGGAGCGCCTCTCCCCGGGATCTCCGTGCGGATAAAAGCAAATGCTCTTTTCGGAACGGTGACCAACGCTGAGGGCTTATTTAGCATGAGCAATGTTCCTGAAAAATCTATCCTCGTTTTTTCCTCGGTAGGATTTAAGGAGGTAACTGTAGCAATCGATACGATCACTGACTACGACCTCAGGCAGCTGAAGATTGTGATGAAAAAGGGGGACGGTGAACTAGATGAAGTGGTCGTAGTGGCGCATGGCGTACAAAAGAAAGTCAGCGTGGTAGGCGCCATTGTTACTGTCGATCCGAAAGAGCTCATTGGACCGGGACGTTCACTCACCAATCAACTGGCCGGAAGAGTCGCCGGTGTCTCCTTTAGTCAGGGCTCAGGTCAGCCTGGAAAAGATGGTGCGAATTTCATCATACGGGGGATTAATTCTGTAAGGGGAAGTTCGGAGCCTTTAATTCTCATCGATGGCCTGAGAAGGAATATTGACGATGTAGATCCAAACGATATCGAGAGCTTTTCCATCCTTAAGGATGCCTCAGCAACAGCCGTATACGGACTTGAAGGGGCCAATGGGATCATAGTAATCACCACCAAGACCGGAAAGATCTCAGAGAAACCCAGTGTCAATATGTCCTTGTCGTCCTCAGTCAATAATGCAACTTACAAACCAGATTGGATTGATGCGGTACAATATGCGAAGATGAGAAATGAAGCATTTGTGGTCCGTGGAAAGAATGCTCCTTATTCTGAGGAGATCATTGCAAAATTCGGGGACAAGGATATGGATTTTTATCCAAATGTGGATTGGTATGATGCCTTGATTAAGCCCAACAACCTGGCGCATAAGGGAAATTTTAATATTGGCGGAGGGGGCAATGTGGTCACCTATTATATGTCCGGAGGGTATTATACCGAAGATGGGATGTTCCGTGGAAACCTCCAGTCTTATAACTCTAATGCGAAGTACAACCAGTTCAATTTCAGGTCCAACCTAAGGGCCGACATTAGCCCTACGACGACATTGGGCCTGGGTTTTGACGGAAGGTACAATACGACCACTGAACCCGGACAGGGGACTGGAAACATCCTGGACATCATTAACGAAATCAATCCTACACTTTTCCCGACACAATATTCAAACGGGACTGCTCCGGAAGAATCAGACGGGGCAGTCAATCCCTTCTCCTTATTGAATAAGACCGGCTTTCTCCGGAACTACTCAAATGTGATGTCAACGAATCTGAACCTAACGCAAAAGCTTGATTTCGCACTCAAAGGTTTGTTTTTCAACGGGATCGCTTCCTTTTCAAAAATTAACGATTATAACCATCAGTACATCAAAAACTATCAGCGGCACCGGCCCGATTTTGCCAATAGCTATATGGGGACGGGAAGGGATGAGCAGGGCAATCTGGTGACGATCAATACGACGCCTAACCTGGACGATAAAATGAAATTTATGTCTAGTCCGCCGAGTGGAAACCGGGTGGTGGAAGTCCAGGGAAGTTTGAATTACGCGCATGATTTTGGCAAAGACTTTTCCACTACGGCCCTTGTTCTGTACAAACAGCGGGAGTCTATGGCCGATGTACCGGGCGGGACAGGAACTGACTTATTGATCAATGCGCTTCCGGTGCGGGAGCAGTCTATAGCAGGCCGGATTACAGGGGGATATAAAAACAGATATTTTGCCGATATTAATTTCGGAGCTTCAGGATCTCAGATGTTTACTCCGGATAAACGCTGGTCTTCCTTTCCGTCTGTTGGAGCAGGATGGATGGTCTCGGAAGAAAAATTCTGGGCCGGAATCAGGACGGTAGTCAATCAGCTGAAGTTAAGAGGTTCATATGGTGTAGTTGGCGCTACTGGAGGGGCATCCCGGTTTGGTTATCTGGCTTCCACAGCAGCACGTGATGGCTATACCTTTGGTTTTGGAGGTACCGCCTATAGTGGTGAGATTATTCCCGGAATCGGTGAATCAAAACTCGAGCAGCTTGGACTGACCTGGGAGAAAAACAAGAAATTGAATCTGGGGATAGAAATGGGCTTGTTCAACCAATTTAAATTGGTGCTGGACGTCTTTAGGAATACAAGGGAAGCCCAGCTGATCAATCTGAACCGTCTTCCGGCAACATTAGGTCTACCTGCTGTGCCTCAGGGAAACCTGGGTAAAATGTATTCCAAAGGTTTTGACATGGATGTGGTCTATACCAAGAAATATGGAGATTTCCGAATCAATTACCTCAGGGGAATTCTCACCTATAACGTGAATACCATTGTAGAGAATGGGGAGCTGGATCCTAAAATGCCATACCAGAGTGGTATAGGCCTGGACTGGGGCAGGGATCTCGATTATATCGCCTTAGGGTTGTTCAAAGATCAGCAAGATATCGACAACAGTCCTGTGCAGACCTGGAACAAGGTCCTCCCGGGGGACATCAAATACAAGGATATCAATGGTGATGGGATCATTACACCTGAAGATCGGATCTGGCTGGGAAGTTCCATCCCTAAATGGACCTATTCTTTAGCGATTGATATCAGTTACAAAAACTGGACGTTTGCCACACGTTTAATTGGTAAAGCTGATTTATTCCGCACGATCAGTGGGGGCCGCATTCCTTTTAATGCGAATGGAAGTAAGGGCGCGATTTATAATGCGGCCTATAATGACCACTGGACTCCGGCTTCTTATTCAGGTACACAGGCAACAGAAAACCCCAATGCGATCTATCCCCGTCTGGCAGTAGGTTCTGACAATACGAATAACGCTCAGAAGTCGACTTTCTGGGTAAGGGAAGCGACCTATGTACGCCTTGCAGATATGGAGGTAGGTTACAATTGGATTCCTTCCAATTCAAAGTTCCCTTTTAAGAGCATTTACATTTATGGCAGAGGGGATAACCTGGCTACGTTTTCCAATTTTAAGGATTGGAACCCTGAACAAACTTCTTCCTACGCCTACCCACTCAAACGTACCTATTCACTGGGGCTGGATGTCAAGTTTAAACTGTAA
- a CDS encoding RagB/SusD family nutrient uptake outer membrane protein, whose translation MKQSAMKYLGIKTTGLMIMMLLAVNLLSCKKYLDAEEYLHEVDNLNDIWKSRKDIRQAWAACYGHLPNFSDIHYSWPFSGAGDEGHAGLDTYLALQLSQSKYNSDNLPSELNYWAKLYQAIRTCNLFLEKSNLADDKLLKKGEVESYQADVRFLRAYYYSLLLEIYGPFVIVDKTVDYASGNYPTKRASLQECVDFLVKELETAALNLPQQADVLSSDLGRPSKAVAMATKARVLLWAASPLVNGNAEYNSFFDSEGKPFFGTGYDETKWVKAAAAYKEIIDLNQYQLFTLPANSGYQTVPLGDFPGNDVAWPNGPAGIDPYRSFKALFSGGDHYWNSEVIWQVSRPNQNFNLTALGWPRGHKSSNAMYTGRVAATQKIVDSYFMNNGKTIEEENQKLYKDISTSRATDGLYILGDGSYTSSPIHTNFLKGNVYPAVPNRVLNREARFYATIGFHGRGFKQDDKTDPYYYVDYRAETADGYIETDRPSVRTGYSIVKYINDGDLRIEGSFEKQYPIYRLAEIYLAYAEALNESAPGNPDILLYLNQVRYRGGLPGYLQGSKEEIRKWIKRERLVELAFEGKRYFDMRRWKDAEDVQRDTWGNPSGVGGSVYGMNYRATGISFYDRTIIDGYSFKKKNYFFPLPYVDVSNHWGKLIQNPGW comes from the coding sequence ATGAAACAAAGCGCAATGAAATACTTAGGAATAAAAACAACCGGCCTTATGATCATGATGCTTCTGGCAGTGAACTTGCTTTCCTGTAAGAAGTATCTGGATGCAGAAGAATACCTGCATGAAGTGGATAATTTGAATGACATCTGGAAATCCCGGAAAGACATACGTCAGGCCTGGGCAGCATGTTATGGTCATCTTCCCAATTTTTCGGATATCCATTACAGCTGGCCATTTAGTGGTGCCGGAGACGAGGGACATGCCGGACTGGATACTTATCTCGCTTTGCAACTCTCGCAGAGTAAGTATAATTCAGACAATTTACCTTCGGAACTGAACTATTGGGCCAAACTCTACCAGGCCATTCGAACCTGTAATCTTTTTCTGGAAAAATCTAACCTCGCTGATGATAAGTTATTGAAAAAAGGAGAGGTAGAATCTTATCAGGCGGATGTTAGATTTTTGAGGGCGTACTATTATTCACTGCTTCTGGAAATTTACGGCCCCTTTGTTATTGTCGATAAGACCGTTGATTATGCCAGCGGGAATTATCCGACAAAGCGTGCCAGCCTTCAGGAATGTGTGGATTTTCTGGTGAAAGAGTTGGAAACAGCCGCCCTGAATTTACCTCAACAAGCCGATGTCCTTTCTTCAGATCTTGGCCGTCCTTCTAAAGCAGTGGCGATGGCTACCAAAGCCAGGGTACTTTTATGGGCCGCGAGTCCGCTGGTAAATGGCAATGCAGAGTACAACTCCTTCTTTGATTCGGAGGGCAAACCCTTTTTTGGGACCGGATATGATGAGACTAAATGGGTAAAGGCAGCGGCAGCTTATAAAGAAATCATTGATCTGAACCAGTATCAGCTTTTCACCCTTCCTGCGAATAGTGGTTACCAAACCGTACCGCTGGGGGATTTTCCAGGCAATGATGTCGCCTGGCCAAATGGCCCTGCAGGAATAGATCCATACCGTTCTTTTAAAGCCTTGTTTAGCGGAGGGGATCACTATTGGAATTCTGAGGTGATCTGGCAGGTTTCGAGACCTAATCAAAACTTTAATCTGACTGCCCTGGGCTGGCCGCGGGGACACAAATCTTCTAACGCCATGTATACGGGACGTGTAGCCGCTACGCAAAAAATCGTGGACAGTTACTTCATGAACAACGGAAAGACCATAGAGGAAGAAAACCAAAAACTATACAAGGATATTTCCACATCGAGGGCAACAGATGGATTGTATATATTAGGTGATGGGAGTTATACCAGTTCGCCGATTCATACCAATTTTTTAAAAGGTAATGTTTATCCGGCTGTACCCAATCGCGTGCTGAACCGGGAAGCACGTTTTTATGCGACTATTGGTTTCCATGGACGGGGATTCAAGCAGGATGATAAAACTGATCCTTATTATTATGTGGACTATCGGGCAGAGACTGCCGATGGATATATCGAGACCGACAGGCCTTCTGTAAGAACCGGCTATTCGATTGTCAAATATATCAACGATGGTGATTTGCGAATCGAAGGATCCTTTGAAAAACAATACCCCATCTACCGCCTGGCTGAGATTTACCTGGCCTATGCAGAAGCACTTAATGAAAGCGCTCCTGGTAACCCCGATATCCTGCTTTACCTCAATCAGGTACGGTATCGCGGAGGTCTTCCTGGTTACCTGCAAGGTTCAAAGGAGGAGATTCGTAAATGGATCAAGCGGGAGCGTCTCGTGGAATTGGCATTTGAAGGCAAACGCTACTTTGATATGCGACGTTGGAAAGATGCTGAGGATGTACAGAGAGATACCTGGGGCAATCCTTCCGGGGTAGGTGGGTCAGTATATGGCATGAATTACCGAGCTACGGGCATCAGTTTTTATGATCGTACAATTATTGATGGATATTCCTTTAAAAAGAAGAATTATTTCTTTCCTCTGCCATACGTAGATGTTTCCAATCATTGGGGAAAACTGATTCAAAATCCGGGATGGTAG
- a CDS encoding FecR domain-containing protein produces the protein MDSRHFRAAKLISLFAQKQISEAELQELKDMQTDFPELADWLNDRGVKMEEVNARLDYYRSIDKNAEWAAVLNKLKEKESKKSTGKKWRAIAASILLIAAIGGLLFRYGMESKTTAEILPGKNMAVLTLSDGTKVKLDEHSSQTIADGKTSLNVHNSYLDYSASATTEVNIHKLEVPRGGTYHIQLADGTKVWLNAESELEFPSAFTGKERNVTVKGEAYFEVAKDPSHPFKVKVNSTEVEALGTAFNINTHLQGQNVKTILTEGRIKVTENKQHKIINAGYETISGQGDIQVKVANLDEALSWKDGYFYFTSKSLTDILAEVSRWYKVDIDLQVKPTSDHYHGGIRRSESITVVCKALSDLTGHQFIIEKNKLIVK, from the coding sequence ATGGATTCGAGACATTTTAGAGCAGCTAAACTTATTTCCCTTTTTGCACAAAAACAGATCTCTGAAGCTGAACTTCAGGAACTGAAAGATATGCAGACCGATTTTCCCGAGCTGGCAGATTGGTTAAATGATCGTGGCGTAAAAATGGAAGAAGTCAATGCGCGCCTGGACTACTATCGTTCCATAGATAAAAATGCGGAGTGGGCAGCTGTTTTGAATAAGTTAAAAGAGAAAGAATCCAAAAAGAGTACAGGAAAGAAATGGCGGGCAATAGCCGCGTCTATATTGTTGATCGCCGCCATTGGAGGACTGTTATTCCGATATGGAATGGAAAGCAAAACTACAGCCGAAATCCTACCTGGCAAGAACATGGCTGTTTTGACCCTGTCGGATGGAACTAAGGTCAAGCTTGATGAGCACTCTTCCCAAACCATAGCCGACGGTAAGACCTCTCTCAATGTCCATAATAGTTATCTCGATTACTCGGCCAGCGCAACTACGGAAGTAAATATCCACAAGCTGGAAGTTCCGAGAGGAGGGACCTATCATATTCAGCTGGCCGATGGAACTAAAGTATGGCTTAACGCAGAGTCGGAACTCGAGTTCCCATCCGCATTTACCGGAAAAGAAAGAAATGTAACGGTAAAAGGAGAGGCTTATTTCGAAGTGGCAAAAGACCCTTCCCATCCCTTTAAAGTTAAGGTGAACAGTACTGAAGTGGAAGCTTTAGGGACGGCCTTCAACATCAATACACATCTGCAGGGTCAAAATGTAAAAACCATCCTGACAGAAGGTCGTATTAAAGTTACGGAGAACAAGCAACACAAAATCATCAATGCAGGATATGAAACCATTAGCGGGCAGGGTGATATTCAGGTTAAGGTAGCCAACCTGGACGAAGCACTCTCCTGGAAGGATGGATATTTCTATTTTACCAGCAAAAGCCTGACCGATATTCTTGCTGAAGTATCAAGATGGTACAAAGTTGATATTGACCTGCAGGTAAAACCGACCAGTGATCATTACCACGGAGGAATTCGAAGAAGTGAGTCTATTACAGTCGTTTGTAAGGCTTTATCAGACCTTACAGGACACCAATTTATCATTGAAAAGAATAAGCTCATCGTGAAATAA
- a CDS encoding cupin domain-containing protein, with protein sequence MEKNRNYLLTAIVIFSLALSFSSRAARAQQPGIKRTALQTQDLSIPGHEAIQVRIDFEKGASFGKHSHPGEELIYVLEGVFEYEIEGKPPVTLKAGEVLFIPAGKIHAARNVGSNKAVELATYIVEKGKPILKMVSSMP encoded by the coding sequence ATGGAAAAGAATAGAAATTACTTACTGACTGCAATCGTTATTTTTAGTCTTGCCTTATCCTTCAGCTCAAGAGCGGCCAGAGCGCAGCAGCCTGGAATAAAGCGCACAGCACTTCAAACACAAGATCTTAGCATCCCTGGACACGAAGCCATTCAGGTAAGGATAGATTTTGAAAAAGGGGCTTCATTCGGAAAACATTCCCATCCGGGCGAAGAGCTGATCTATGTTCTTGAGGGGGTGTTCGAATATGAGATTGAGGGTAAGCCCCCGGTAACACTTAAAGCCGGAGAGGTCCTCTTTATCCCCGCAGGTAAAATTCATGCTGCGAGGAACGTCGGCAGTAATAAAGCAGTTGAGCTTGCCACTTACATTGTGGAAAAAGGGAAACCGATCCTCAAAATGGTCAGCAGTATGCCTTAG
- a CDS encoding RNA polymerase sigma-70 factor has protein sequence MNLILYHCFGNTDLNHQQNNRPINEFFPKDSKQVTPSFRSDQIQVLFEQYYISLVAFSWRIVKCDEAARDIVQDTFVKLLEKNYLFQDNENAQKSYLYATVKNASLNYLRREGVAGKYLEVNDFKEQDEKLLLDALIYAELVGHLHKAVDSLPEVCQRVFKLSYIEEKSNQEIAEEVNLSINTVKTHKQRALKLLRQRLIPIYKTVKTIFPFFF, from the coding sequence ATGAATTTAATTTTATATCATTGTTTTGGTAATACCGACCTAAACCACCAACAAAACAACCGACCAATAAATGAATTCTTTCCTAAAGATTCAAAACAAGTGACGCCATCGTTTAGAAGCGATCAGATTCAGGTATTGTTTGAACAATACTATATATCACTCGTAGCGTTCTCCTGGAGAATTGTAAAGTGTGACGAAGCAGCGCGCGACATTGTGCAGGATACATTTGTCAAGCTGTTAGAAAAAAACTACCTGTTTCAGGACAATGAAAATGCTCAAAAGAGCTATCTGTATGCAACCGTAAAAAACGCTTCTCTAAATTACCTTCGCAGAGAAGGGGTGGCAGGTAAATATCTGGAGGTTAATGATTTCAAGGAGCAGGACGAGAAACTGTTACTGGACGCATTAATCTATGCGGAGCTTGTAGGCCATTTACATAAGGCAGTTGATTCCCTTCCGGAAGTCTGTCAGCGTGTTTTTAAATTATCCTATATCGAAGAGAAGTCGAATCAGGAGATTGCAGAAGAAGTGAACCTCTCTATAAATACGGTTAAAACACATAAACAGAGGGCACTTAAGCTCTTGAGACAGCGGTTGATTCCGATCTACAAAACCGTCAAAACTATTTTTCCTTTCTTTTTTTAA